From Flavobacteriales bacterium, the proteins below share one genomic window:
- a CDS encoding MFS transporter, with protein sequence MPIIVIFFQENGLNLKEVMILQGVYSLMVALMEIPSGYLADVFGRKHTLTLGAILAFIGFLILSLSYTFWPFFIGEIILGVGASFISGADSALLYDSLLESDKESDYTKVEGRAYGIGNFSEALAGICGGLLADISLRYPLYFQVFIAALIIPLTFSLIEPKSHKENLLPKSFKAVWEVVKLSLFENKLLKWLIILSSIIGFATLSLAWFAQPYFKSIDLPIKYFGFAWAILNLSTGFSSMNAYRFDSIFSKKNLTFFISIGISIPILLLSSSTPTIGLFMIFFIYIIRGIATPVLRNFINEITESNVRATVLSIRSFCIRITFSIFAPLMGWVADFYSLQESFIILGILVLSVSIISCFKLMRLSNN encoded by the coding sequence ATGCCAATCATCGTTATTTTCTTTCAGGAAAATGGACTAAACCTCAAGGAAGTAATGATTCTACAAGGTGTATATTCTCTGATGGTTGCCTTAATGGAAATTCCCTCTGGTTACCTAGCAGATGTATTTGGAAGAAAACATACCCTCACATTAGGAGCAATATTAGCCTTTATTGGGTTTTTGATACTTAGTCTTTCATATACATTTTGGCCATTTTTTATTGGAGAAATTATATTGGGAGTTGGTGCAAGTTTTATCTCTGGTGCTGACTCCGCTTTATTGTACGATTCTCTTCTGGAAAGTGATAAAGAAAGTGATTACACAAAAGTTGAAGGAAGAGCATACGGAATTGGCAACTTTTCTGAAGCATTAGCAGGTATTTGTGGTGGTTTATTAGCCGATATATCATTACGCTACCCACTATACTTTCAAGTCTTTATTGCGGCTTTAATTATTCCACTGACATTCTCATTAATCGAGCCTAAATCTCATAAAGAAAATTTACTTCCTAAAAGCTTTAAGGCAGTATGGGAAGTCGTCAAACTCTCACTTTTTGAAAACAAGCTATTAAAGTGGTTGATTATTTTATCATCAATAATTGGTTTTGCTACACTGTCTTTAGCATGGTTTGCACAGCCCTATTTTAAAAGTATTGATTTACCCATTAAATATTTCGGCTTTGCTTGGGCAATACTTAATTTAAGTACTGGATTTTCCTCCATGAATGCTTACAGGTTTGATTCTATTTTTTCAAAAAAGAATCTAACTTTTTTTATTTCAATTGGCATAAGCATACCCATACTATTACTTTCAAGCTCGACCCCTACTATTGGATTATTCATGATATTTTTTATTTATATTATCAGAGGAATCGCAACACCAGTTCTTAGGAATTTTATAAATGAAATTACAGAGTCTAATGTAAGAGCTACAGTTTTATCTATTCGTAGTTTTTGTATTAGAATTACATTCTCAATATTCGCCCCCTTAATGGGATGGGTAGCTGATTTTTATTCTCTTCAAGAAAGTTTTATAATTTTAGGAATTCTAGTACTTTCAGTGAGTATAATTTCGTGCTTTAAGCTTATGAGATTATCTAATAATTAA
- a CDS encoding T9SS type A sorting domain-containing protein codes for MKHILLAISLSLSFYSFLFAQDCPQATGLSTDNYVFNSTAAFVDGHWDSMLGTGVEDFLIKYKQVDSLVWNNLSNLDSTSVSRTIGPLDYNTTYVWSVVAFCSENFQDEAEWSVLDTFTTSAYIDCPSPTSLIVSDIIALQNNGFAVGHWDSMLGMGVDHFILNFKLLSETEWTVLADMDSTVNSNMMGNLSPDNYYEWRVQAYCSENASYYSDWSELDTFYVGEFIPQAFSPEILIEISTLECEELSDISLNIEQDTNEPDIQSTMVTSNSGRFDVSNLSEDQLVGSAVGITGINGFINNQYSLLVHDIINDNKAKIALFNIESQINDGYFDIENSSDAGIIISIVPPSDDNSYTSGNSLSISLEGVFVNPVPTNLEFSVNIMSELVDNSFNTFDFLIDCNTSGLENFSNVDFVFPNPTSNILYINLNGEKDIDILDVSGRLVMSLSTFDNSIDVSSLNEGIYFINIKSHQLSQQLIIR; via the coding sequence ATGAAGCATATTTTACTGGCGATATCGTTATCACTATCATTTTATTCATTTTTATTTGCTCAGGATTGTCCTCAAGCGACTGGTCTTAGTACTGACAACTACGTCTTTAACTCTACTGCAGCTTTTGTAGACGGTCATTGGGATTCAATGTTAGGAACTGGTGTTGAAGATTTTTTGATTAAGTATAAGCAAGTAGATTCGTTGGTATGGAATAATTTATCTAATCTTGATAGTACTTCTGTGAGTAGAACAATAGGGCCGCTTGACTATAATACAACTTATGTGTGGAGTGTAGTTGCATTTTGTTCTGAAAATTTTCAAGATGAAGCAGAATGGTCTGTTTTGGATACCTTTACAACTTCTGCATATATTGATTGTCCGTCTCCAACTAGTTTAATAGTTAGTGATATAATTGCTCTTCAAAACAACGGTTTTGCTGTTGGTCATTGGGATTCAATGCTTGGTATGGGGGTAGACCATTTCATCTTAAATTTCAAACTTCTTTCTGAAACTGAATGGACAGTACTTGCAGATATGGATAGTACTGTAAATTCTAATATGATGGGTAATTTATCACCAGATAATTATTACGAGTGGAGGGTTCAAGCGTATTGCTCAGAAAACGCTAGTTATTATTCTGATTGGTCAGAATTGGATACCTTTTATGTCGGAGAATTTATTCCTCAGGCCTTTTCTCCAGAAATTTTAATAGAAATTAGCACTTTAGAGTGTGAGGAATTGTCGGATATTTCACTAAATATTGAGCAAGACACTAACGAGCCTGATATACAATCTACTATGGTAACTTCTAATAGTGGTCGTTTTGATGTTTCTAATTTGAGTGAAGATCAGCTTGTTGGTTCAGCAGTAGGAATAACTGGCATTAATGGATTTATCAATAATCAATATTCATTGTTAGTTCATGATATTATTAATGATAATAAGGCTAAGATTGCTTTGTTTAACATTGAAAGCCAGATAAATGATGGCTACTTTGATATTGAAAATTCTAGTGATGCCGGAATTATAATATCAATAGTACCTCCAAGTGATGATAATTCCTACACCTCTGGAAATAGTTTAAGTATATCATTGGAAGGCGTTTTTGTTAACCCTGTTCCAACTAATCTTGAGTTTAGTGTGAATATTATGTCAGAGTTAGTGGATAACTCTTTTAACACTTTTGATTTTTTAATTGATTGTAACACTAGCGGATTAGAGAATTTCTCTAATGTTGATTTTGTATTTCCAAATCCTACTTCGAATATCCTTTATATAAATCTTAATGGAGAAAAGGATATTGATATTTTAGATGTAAGTGGACGTTTGGTCATGAGTCTATCAACTTTTGATAATAGTATTGATGTATCGTCTTTAAATGAAGGTATTTATTTTATTAACATAAAGTCACATCAATTATCACAGCAATTAATTATTAGATAA
- a CDS encoding pyridoxal phosphate-dependent aminotransferase: MKQVSNRLLQLSESATLAMARMSRELKAQGHDVIALSLGEPDFDTPDFIKESAKNAIDNNFSHYTPVPGLIELREAICHKLKRDNQLDFTPNQIVVSTGAKQSIANVCLSLLNNGDEVLLPAPYWVSYYELVKLGEATPIVIESDIDNDFKISPEQLEKAITPKTKMMIFSSPCNPSGTVYTKSELESLAAVLAKHPNVYVISDEIYELINFGVEHYSMAKIESIKDRVITVNGVSKGFAMTGWRVGYIAAPQWIADACNKIQGQVTSATCAIAQKATETAMLADPSEIENMKLAFHKRRDLMLNMLNDIQGVNTNTPDGAFYIFPDVSHYFGKSDGSKTINNSSDFCMYLLNDAHVALVAGEAFGSPNCVRISYAASEENLIEAVSRIKKSLEKLN, from the coding sequence ATGAAACAAGTATCAAACCGATTATTACAACTTTCAGAATCAGCCACATTAGCTATGGCAAGAATGAGCCGTGAGCTTAAAGCCCAGGGGCATGATGTTATTGCATTAAGCCTAGGAGAACCAGATTTTGACACGCCAGATTTTATAAAAGAATCGGCAAAAAATGCTATTGACAATAACTTTTCTCATTATACCCCTGTTCCAGGCTTAATTGAGTTAAGAGAAGCCATCTGCCACAAATTAAAACGTGATAATCAACTTGATTTCACCCCTAATCAAATTGTTGTCTCTACAGGTGCTAAGCAATCAATTGCTAATGTTTGTTTGAGTTTGCTTAACAATGGAGACGAAGTTCTATTACCTGCTCCTTATTGGGTAAGCTATTATGAGCTCGTTAAACTTGGAGAAGCTACACCAATTGTTATTGAAAGTGATATTGACAATGACTTCAAGATAAGTCCAGAGCAATTGGAAAAAGCCATTACTCCAAAAACTAAAATGATGATTTTTAGTTCACCGTGTAATCCTAGCGGAACGGTTTACACAAAATCAGAACTTGAATCACTTGCTGCAGTTCTTGCTAAACATCCAAATGTGTATGTAATTAGTGATGAGATATATGAACTCATCAATTTTGGAGTTGAACATTACAGTATGGCAAAAATTGAATCTATCAAAGACAGAGTCATTACCGTTAATGGTGTTTCAAAAGGATTTGCTATGACTGGCTGGAGAGTTGGCTACATAGCTGCCCCACAATGGATTGCAGATGCTTGTAACAAGATTCAAGGACAAGTCACTTCAGCAACATGTGCAATTGCTCAAAAAGCAACAGAAACCGCCATGCTTGCTGATCCGTCAGAAATTGAAAATATGAAATTGGCTTTTCATAAAAGAAGGGATTTGATGCTAAATATGCTGAATGATATTCAAGGTGTAAACACAAACACTCCGGATGGTGCATTTTATATTTTCCCTGACGTTTCTCACTATTTTGGAAAATCAGATGGAAGCAAAACTATCAATAATTCATCAGACTTTTGTATGTACCTATTAAATGATGCTCACGTGGCTCTAGTAGCTGGAGAAGCATTTGGATCGCCTAACTGTGTGAGAATATCATATGCTGCTTCAGAAGAAAACCTTATTGAAGCTGTAAGTAGAATAAAAAAATCATTAGAAAAACTAAACTAA
- a CDS encoding D-glycero-beta-D-manno-heptose-7-phosphate kinase: protein MIDAYMWGDINRQSPEAPIPIVDISKHEKRLGGAANVAINIKALGAEPILCSVIGNDKDAFFQLMKDENLSTKGILSTNRKTTIKTRVISEGKHQLRIDEEDVFPIDNEEGFIQNTISLMNDVDVIIFQDYNKGVLTKKVIDALLSESKKLNKLTLVDPKKDNYWCYKNVDLFKPNLNELNQISDNSIEATQIEELSQEVLVQQQKLNAKYFMLTLSQYGIFINDVNNNHQFPAFDRKVIDVSGAGDCVIATASLALVSGLSIDKIAQLSNLAGGLSCEKVGVNPIEKDNLIKEANRLI, encoded by the coding sequence ATGATTGATGCATATATGTGGGGGGACATCAACCGTCAGTCCCCTGAAGCTCCGATACCAATTGTTGACATTTCAAAACATGAAAAACGTTTAGGTGGTGCTGCCAATGTAGCAATAAACATCAAAGCATTAGGAGCAGAACCCATCTTGTGTTCAGTTATTGGAAATGATAAAGACGCCTTTTTTCAGTTAATGAAAGATGAAAATCTTTCTACGAAAGGCATTCTCTCAACTAATCGCAAAACTACCATTAAAACTAGAGTAATTAGTGAAGGAAAACATCAACTTAGAATAGATGAAGAAGATGTATTCCCAATTGATAACGAAGAGGGTTTTATACAAAATACAATATCATTAATGAATGATGTTGATGTAATTATCTTTCAGGATTATAATAAAGGTGTTCTGACTAAAAAAGTAATTGATGCTCTACTTTCTGAAAGTAAAAAACTAAATAAATTAACGCTTGTTGACCCAAAAAAGGATAATTACTGGTGTTATAAAAACGTCGATTTATTTAAACCTAACTTAAACGAGTTAAACCAAATTAGCGATAATAGTATTGAGGCCACTCAAATTGAAGAACTAAGTCAGGAGGTATTAGTACAGCAACAAAAACTTAATGCTAAATACTTTATGCTAACACTCTCCCAATATGGTATTTTTATTAACGATGTAAATAATAACCATCAATTCCCTGCCTTTGATCGAAAAGTAATTGATGTTTCTGGAGCTGGTGATTGCGTTATTGCGACAGCATCATTAGCCTTAGTAAGTGGGTTATCCATTGATAAAATCGCTCAACTATCAAATTTAGCAGGTGGATTGTCTTGTGAAAAAGTTGGTGTGAACCCTATAGAAAAGGATAATTTAATTAAAGAAGCTAATCGTTTAATATAG
- a CDS encoding ion transporter: protein MFNRNRIHEIIFEADTREGKFFDIALLIAIILSVFGAILSSVDSISFKYGYLLRWVEWFFTILFTIEYFLRIYSINKPFKYIFSFMGIIDLLSIIPTYLVFLYPPMRVLVDVRIIRLIRVFRVFKLSRYLRGANIMQIALRSSQPKIIVFLLSVILIVVFLGSLMYIIEGQSNGFENIPKSIYWAVVTLTTVGYGDVVPLTSLGKILASIIMILGYGIIAVPTGIVSASMVKATQKNVSTQACRECSKEGHEPDAIHCKFCGAILND, encoded by the coding sequence ATGTTCAATAGGAATAGGATTCATGAAATAATTTTTGAGGCTGATACAAGAGAGGGAAAATTTTTTGATATAGCTCTTTTGATAGCTATTATTTTGTCTGTATTTGGAGCTATTCTTTCAAGTGTTGACTCAATTTCTTTCAAGTATGGCTATTTACTTAGATGGGTTGAGTGGTTTTTCACAATTTTATTTACTATCGAATATTTCTTAAGGATATATTCTATTAACAAACCTTTCAAATACATTTTTTCATTTATGGGGATAATTGATTTATTGTCAATTATTCCTACCTATTTAGTCTTTTTATACCCTCCAATGCGTGTTTTAGTGGATGTCAGAATAATTCGATTGATACGTGTTTTTAGAGTATTTAAGTTATCGAGATATTTAAGAGGTGCAAATATTATGCAAATAGCTTTAAGGTCTTCTCAACCTAAAATCATTGTATTTCTTTTGTCGGTAATTTTGATTGTAGTTTTTCTTGGAAGTTTAATGTATATTATTGAAGGGCAGAGTAATGGTTTTGAAAATATTCCAAAGTCAATTTATTGGGCAGTTGTAACCCTTACAACAGTAGGTTATGGTGATGTTGTTCCCTTAACATCTTTAGGGAAGATTTTAGCTTCAATAATCATGATTTTGGGTTATGGTATAATTGCTGTTCCAACCGGTATAGTATCAGCCTCTATGGTAAAAGCCACACAAAAAAACGTGAGTACTCAAGCTTGTAGAGAATGTTCAAAAGAAGGGCATGAGCCAGATGCTATCCACTGTAAGTTTTGTGGTGCTATATTAAACGATTAG
- a CDS encoding amino acid permease gives MSKRLKESRGQFGTTPVFMASISTILGAILFLRFGYAVGNVGFFGAIAIIILGHAVTIPTALAVAEIATNRKVEGGGDYYVISRSFGLNIGAAIGLALFLSQAISVSFYIIAFAESFVPFGKYLIEKYALGDWSHFLLEKKSIGLISMSLLTMLFLYKGANIGIKALYLVASIIFVSLIMFFLGDSQIAWDEVSFFSKVDDSDSFFYVFTIIFPAFTGISAGLGLSGDLKEPRVSIPRGTIFATILGAIIYVFVAFKLTISTSLENLANNQLVMSDIAIWGPIIPIGLACAAISSALGSIIVAPRTLQALGKDNIFPSEKIDKWLSKGKKETNEPTNGTIITCAIAFFFVYVGDINFVAKIISMFFMVTYGAICLISFLEHFSGDPSYRPVFKSRWYISLLGAILSIWLMFKMDTLFAFISIIIMIIFYHFINKKSSDKREFVNLFRDVLEQIARQIQVFLQRKDENSEERVHWRPFVVCISDASLKRTNAFDVTRWIAYKYGFGTYIHFIQGYLSRQTFNLSKEIKHQLIEGEKSNVYVDTMISPSYTSALAQVVQLSSISGKDNNLILLEYCESEKESFADVISNFNLLHTTGYDVCIMRSSGKVVKKEEIHIWISSRDYENSNMMILLGYIIIGHPEWRNAQIKVFTIYPRDKFEEYKNQMFDFIESGRLPISPRNMKMVPHDESISIKEIINERSVDSDLTIIGFRGELVKKQKLDIFEGYNNIGNILFVNSINKKDIE, from the coding sequence ATGTCTAAAAGACTAAAAGAAAGTAGAGGACAATTTGGTACAACACCAGTGTTTATGGCATCCATAAGTACCATTTTAGGCGCAATTCTTTTCTTAAGATTCGGTTATGCAGTAGGAAATGTTGGTTTTTTTGGGGCTATTGCCATAATTATATTAGGACATGCGGTTACCATTCCAACAGCATTGGCTGTAGCCGAAATAGCTACAAATAGAAAAGTTGAAGGTGGGGGCGATTATTATGTTATTTCTAGGTCATTTGGACTAAATATTGGCGCTGCAATTGGATTAGCGTTATTTCTTTCTCAAGCCATTAGTGTATCGTTTTACATCATTGCATTTGCAGAGTCTTTTGTTCCCTTTGGCAAATATTTAATAGAAAAATACGCCTTAGGAGATTGGAGTCATTTCCTTTTAGAAAAGAAAAGTATTGGACTCATTTCAATGTCTTTATTAACGATGTTGTTTTTATACAAAGGAGCAAATATTGGGATTAAAGCATTATATCTAGTTGCTAGCATCATTTTCGTATCTCTTATCATGTTCTTTTTAGGCGATAGTCAAATAGCTTGGGATGAAGTGAGTTTCTTTTCTAAGGTAGATGATTCAGATAGTTTCTTTTATGTATTCACTATAATTTTCCCAGCATTTACAGGAATTTCTGCAGGACTAGGGCTTTCAGGAGACTTGAAAGAACCTAGAGTATCTATTCCTAGAGGTACAATTTTCGCAACAATATTAGGAGCCATCATTTATGTTTTTGTAGCTTTCAAACTTACCATTTCTACAAGTTTGGAAAACCTTGCTAACAATCAGTTAGTAATGAGTGATATAGCTATTTGGGGACCAATTATTCCAATAGGTTTAGCGTGTGCAGCCATTTCATCAGCCTTGGGTTCAATAATAGTAGCCCCAAGAACTCTTCAAGCTTTGGGAAAAGATAACATCTTCCCATCAGAAAAAATAGACAAGTGGCTTTCAAAAGGCAAAAAGGAAACAAACGAACCCACTAACGGCACAATAATAACCTGTGCTATTGCATTTTTCTTTGTTTATGTAGGAGATATAAATTTCGTAGCAAAAATTATATCGATGTTTTTTATGGTCACCTATGGCGCTATCTGTCTTATCTCATTTTTGGAACACTTCTCTGGTGACCCATCTTACAGACCAGTATTTAAATCAAGATGGTATATTTCTTTGTTAGGAGCTATACTGTCGATTTGGTTAATGTTCAAAATGGATACTCTTTTTGCTTTTATATCCATCATTATAATGATAATATTCTATCATTTTATAAATAAAAAGTCCTCTGACAAAAGAGAATTTGTTAATTTATTTAGAGATGTTCTTGAGCAAATAGCCAGACAAATTCAAGTATTTCTTCAAAGAAAAGACGAGAATTCAGAGGAAAGAGTACATTGGAGACCTTTTGTTGTATGTATTAGCGATGCTTCACTAAAGAGAACAAATGCTTTTGATGTTACAAGATGGATAGCCTACAAATATGGTTTTGGTACATACATTCACTTTATTCAAGGTTATTTGAGTCGTCAAACTTTCAACCTTTCTAAGGAAATAAAACACCAACTTATTGAGGGTGAAAAATCAAATGTATATGTAGATACAATGATTTCTCCTTCATACACTTCAGCATTGGCTCAAGTTGTTCAGTTATCCAGTATTTCAGGAAAAGATAACAATCTGATATTATTAGAGTATTGTGAATCAGAAAAAGAATCATTTGCAGATGTAATTAGCAACTTCAACTTGCTTCACACTACAGGCTATGACGTCTGTATTATGCGTTCCAGTGGTAAGGTTGTCAAAAAAGAAGAAATACACATTTGGATATCATCTAGAGACTACGAAAACTCCAATATGATGATTCTCTTAGGCTATATAATAATTGGTCATCCAGAGTGGAGAAATGCACAGATAAAAGTGTTTACCATTTACCCTAGGGATAAGTTTGAAGAATATAAAAATCAAATGTTCGACTTTATTGAATCTGGTCGATTACCAATATCTCCTCGAAATATGAAAATGGTACCCCATGATGAAAGTATAAGCATAAAAGAAATCATAAACGAACGATCTGTAGACTCTGACTTAACTATTATTGGATTTAGAGGCGAACTCGTAAAAAAACAAAAACTAGATATTTTTGAAGGTTACAATAATATTGGTAATATCTTATTTGTAAATAGCATTAATAAAAAAGATATTGAGTAA
- the ubiE gene encoding bifunctional demethylmenaquinone methyltransferase/2-methoxy-6-polyprenyl-1,4-benzoquinol methylase UbiE: protein MGTNIKPYNKDKSSKKEQIAKMFDAIAERYDFLNHFLSLGIDILWRKRAIKEISKINPNYILDIATGTGDLAIEACKLNPKKVVGIDISNNMLDFGRVKIKKKGLENIIEMTYGDSEDLQLEDNSFDAVTAGFGVRNFENLGKGLSEMNRVMKKDGIVAIIEPAEPVVFPFKQLYNLYFKGILPFVGKYFSKDDSAYTYLPQSVEAFPSREKFIEELIKAGFKDAKFISLTFGVAALYIATK, encoded by the coding sequence TTGGGAACCAATATCAAACCTTACAACAAAGATAAATCTTCAAAGAAAGAGCAAATAGCTAAAATGTTTGATGCTATTGCCGAACGCTATGATTTTCTTAATCACTTTTTATCATTAGGTATTGATATTCTTTGGCGTAAAAGAGCCATCAAAGAAATAAGTAAAATAAACCCTAATTACATATTAGATATTGCTACAGGGACAGGAGATTTAGCTATAGAAGCATGCAAGCTCAATCCTAAAAAAGTTGTAGGTATTGATATTTCAAATAATATGCTTGATTTTGGAAGAGTAAAAATTAAAAAAAAGGGCTTAGAGAACATCATTGAAATGACTTATGGAGATTCTGAAGATCTTCAGCTTGAAGATAATTCCTTTGATGCTGTAACGGCAGGCTTTGGCGTAAGAAACTTTGAAAATTTAGGAAAAGGGCTTTCTGAAATGAACAGAGTCATGAAAAAAGATGGGATTGTGGCAATTATTGAACCTGCCGAACCCGTTGTTTTTCCATTTAAACAGTTATACAATCTATATTTCAAAGGCATATTACCTTTTGTCGGAAAATATTTTTCAAAAGACGATTCGGCATATACCTATCTTCCACAATCTGTAGAGGCTTTCCCCTCTAGAGAAAAATTTATTGAAGAATTAATTAAAGCTGGATTTAAAGACGCTAAATTCATTTCATTGACATTTGGTGTTGCAGCTTTATACATTGCTACGAAATAA
- a CDS encoding PorT family protein has protein sequence MKKIYSIALILFLGQQVFAQRYNVPLNLPNYDNKAMHFGFLIGINTLDFKITPVTDTDDELFVIESESQKGFNLGIVSNFRLGRNLDFRAIPTLSLAERRVLYTLNDNTILTDENKKIESTFIEFPIALKYKSERYNNMRSYIVTGFKASIDLASQRNIDDEGFDIVKIKKNDFSYEIGLGFDFYLPYFKFSPELKANFGLPNVLVDDDSIYSSSIKSMKTRGFTISFTFE, from the coding sequence ATGAAAAAAATTTACTCAATAGCCCTTATTTTATTTCTTGGTCAGCAAGTATTTGCACAACGGTATAACGTACCACTCAATCTACCCAATTACGACAATAAAGCCATGCACTTCGGTTTTTTAATTGGTATAAACACACTTGACTTTAAAATTACTCCTGTAACCGATACAGATGATGAATTATTTGTTATTGAGTCAGAAAGTCAAAAAGGATTTAATCTAGGAATTGTATCTAATTTTAGATTAGGGAGAAACTTAGATTTTAGAGCTATTCCCACCCTATCATTAGCAGAACGAAGAGTACTTTATACGCTTAATGACAATACAATATTAACAGATGAAAACAAAAAAATAGAATCCACTTTCATTGAATTCCCAATTGCACTTAAATACAAATCGGAGAGATATAACAATATGAGAAGTTATATTGTTACTGGCTTTAAAGCATCTATTGACCTTGCATCTCAACGAAATATTGATGACGAGGGTTTTGATATCGTTAAAATTAAAAAGAATGACTTTTCATATGAAATTGGACTAGGATTCGATTTTTACCTTCCATATTTTAAATTTTCTCCAGAACTCAAAGCTAATTTTGGACTACCTAATGTGTTGGTTGATGATGACAGCATCTATAGTAGTTCTATTAAAAGCATGAAAACAAGAGGCTTTACCATTTCATTCACATTTGAATAA